A single genomic interval of Paenibacillus macerans harbors:
- a CDS encoding sensor histidine kinase, with product MKWTIQFKMVSLFSVIVFIGFSSLLILSNKVGEENMYREVHEDMIQVKKNLDIALNQYFLIHNKRLNEKSLEAGSRDLEEQIGAAAGGKVTLYHPDASPYNASSSPAVIASERPDIQSAANSQIAYSTSMQKGKLISSLSFPVMSGRQVIGIIQLEKNYTELFKRHLRFQNTVKYLAAVIFVFVFIASVFISRQITRPVRVLTKRAVQVAQGNLNADVNISTKDEIGELASSFNVMINRVREQIDVIERERDEVKQVQARSKLFFDNVTHELKTPLTTILGYAQILRDNGFTDKAFFDKGLDYIINESRRLNAMVADILEFSVASAAMQAYRFERIDVSKVVREACEDMAIKAGKYNIAIHYELEENLHIQGDRHKLKEAFLNVLDNSVKYGYVNSMIEVRSFRSGNSAYIVISDQGEGISEEALKHVLEPFYRVNGVNRKERGSAGLGLSIVKNTIEQHGGTVQMLSAVNLGTQVHIHLPGEWPA from the coding sequence ATGAAGTGGACGATCCAGTTCAAAATGGTTTCCCTTTTTTCGGTCATCGTATTTATCGGCTTCTCTTCCCTGCTCATCCTTTCAAACAAAGTGGGCGAAGAGAACATGTACCGGGAAGTGCACGAAGACATGATTCAGGTCAAAAAAAATCTGGACATTGCGCTCAATCAATATTTCCTGATTCATAACAAACGATTGAACGAAAAGTCGCTGGAGGCGGGAAGCCGGGACCTGGAGGAGCAGATCGGGGCCGCGGCGGGCGGCAAGGTTACGCTTTATCACCCGGATGCTTCTCCGTATAACGCGTCTTCCAGCCCTGCCGTAATTGCCTCCGAACGGCCGGATATACAGTCTGCCGCCAATTCGCAGATCGCGTACTCCACATCGATGCAGAAAGGTAAGCTCATCTCCAGCCTGTCCTTTCCCGTCATGTCCGGCCGGCAAGTCATCGGCATTATTCAATTGGAGAAAAATTATACGGAGCTGTTCAAACGGCATTTACGCTTTCAAAATACGGTCAAATATTTGGCGGCGGTCATTTTTGTATTTGTATTTATCGCATCCGTCTTCATTTCCCGGCAAATTACCAGACCGGTTCGCGTGCTCACTAAACGCGCGGTACAAGTGGCGCAGGGCAACCTGAATGCGGACGTCAACATCTCCACGAAAGACGAGATTGGCGAACTGGCTTCCAGCTTCAATGTCATGATCAACCGCGTGCGGGAGCAGATCGACGTGATTGAACGTGAACGAGATGAGGTAAAACAGGTGCAGGCGCGCAGCAAATTATTTTTTGACAATGTGACCCATGAATTAAAAACGCCGTTGACCACCATTTTGGGGTATGCCCAAATATTGCGGGATAATGGATTTACGGACAAAGCGTTTTTCGACAAGGGCTTGGACTACATTATTAATGAAAGCAGGCGCCTGAACGCGATGGTTGCGGATATTTTGGAATTTTCCGTAGCGTCCGCCGCGATGCAGGCCTATCGGTTCGAACGGATCGATGTGTCGAAGGTCGTTCGGGAAGCCTGCGAGGACATGGCGATCAAGGCGGGCAAATATAATATCGCCATCCATTATGAACTGGAGGAGAACCTCCATATCCAGGGCGATCGTCATAAGCTCAAGGAAGCGTTCCTAAATGTGCTCGATAACTCTGTTAAGTACGGATATGTTAATTCGATGATCGAAGTCCGGTCGTTCCGGTCGGGCAATTCGGCTTATATCGTGATCAGCGATCAGGGGGAAGGCATCAGTGAAGAGGCGTTGAAACATGTGCTTGAGCCGTTTTACCGGGTGAACGGGGTGAACAGAAAAGAGAGAGGAAGCGCAGGCCTCGGCTTGTCCATCGTAAAAAATACAATAGAACAGCATGGAGGAACCGTCCAAATGTTAAGTGCAGTGAACCTAGGGACACAGGTACACATCCATCTTCCGGGAGAATGGCCGGCATGA
- a CDS encoding response regulator transcription factor, giving the protein MRHKQLLIIEDEDSIRDILSYSLRKEGFVIHEAATGTEGLEMLSRLNPDLVLLDLMLPDMSGFDICRHLSADAKTPVIMITAKSDMLDKVLGMELGADDYITKPFDIREVVARIRAIFRRIDLISETLEIESLEVIRLGKHIEIRKDEREVWKDGKRTGLTNKEYDLLLFLASHNRKVFTRSELLDKVWGYDFAGDTRTVDIHVQRIRKKLDGDGQGASIIETVFGVGYRLDTQVRT; this is encoded by the coding sequence ATGAGACATAAGCAATTATTAATCATTGAGGACGAAGATTCCATCCGTGACATATTGTCTTATTCTTTGCGAAAGGAAGGGTTCGTGATCCACGAAGCGGCGACGGGGACGGAAGGGCTTGAGATGTTAAGCCGGCTCAATCCCGACCTGGTGCTGCTGGATTTGATGCTGCCCGATATGAGCGGGTTCGATATTTGCAGGCATCTGTCAGCCGATGCGAAAACGCCAGTCATTATGATTACGGCCAAGTCGGATATGCTGGACAAGGTGCTGGGCATGGAGCTGGGAGCGGACGATTACATCACCAAGCCGTTCGATATTCGGGAGGTCGTGGCGCGTATCCGGGCGATATTCCGCCGAATCGATCTGATCAGCGAGACGCTGGAAATTGAATCGTTAGAGGTTATTCGCTTGGGGAAGCACATCGAGATTCGCAAGGACGAGCGGGAGGTTTGGAAGGACGGAAAACGCACAGGACTGACAAACAAGGAGTACGACTTACTGCTCTTTCTCGCAAGCCATAACCGCAAGGTGTTTACGCGATCCGAACTGCTGGACAAAGTATGGGGATACGACTTTGCCGGCGACACCCGTACAGTGGACATACACGTGCAGCGCATCCGCAAGAAACTGGACGGCGACGGTCAAGGAGCTTCCATTATCGAGACGGTGTTCGGCGTCGGTTACAGATTGGACACCCAGGTGCGGACATGA
- a CDS encoding metal ABC transporter solute-binding protein, Zn/Mn family, whose amino-acid sequence MSEKDEWKIKKSPFQRAKMTLGMLALIILAACSKVEGQADLTHRHDDGTPIQVVSTIGMITDVVREVGGEEVDAAGLMGPGVDPHLYKASQGDVKKLDEAEIIFYGGLHLEGKMTEIFEKLEQKKRTVAVSQNIDPALLRSGEDAGGSQYDPHIWFNVQHWITATETIRDTLMEYDPKHAEVYRQNAEAYIGELEQLDAEVKQRIAEIPEQDRVLVTAHDAFGYFGDAYGIKVMGLQGISTAAEYGSRDVSKLRDFLVENQIKAVFVESSIPTKSMEAVIAGAKEKGHTVKIGGELYSDSLGEPGGEADTYIKMVRHNVNTIVEALK is encoded by the coding sequence ATGAGCGAAAAGGACGAATGGAAGATCAAAAAAAGCCCGTTTCAGCGGGCCAAAATGACGCTGGGGATGCTGGCTTTAATCATTCTGGCGGCATGTTCGAAAGTAGAGGGGCAAGCCGATCTAACGCATCGGCACGATGACGGGACGCCGATTCAGGTCGTGTCGACGATCGGGATGATAACCGATGTGGTTCGGGAGGTCGGCGGGGAGGAAGTGGACGCAGCCGGGCTGATGGGCCCGGGCGTCGACCCCCACTTATATAAAGCGTCGCAAGGTGACGTGAAGAAGCTGGATGAGGCGGAGATTATTTTTTACGGCGGGCTGCACCTGGAAGGGAAAATGACGGAGATTTTCGAGAAGCTGGAGCAAAAGAAGCGGACGGTCGCCGTTTCCCAAAATATCGACCCTGCGCTGCTTAGATCGGGCGAGGATGCGGGGGGCTCGCAATACGATCCGCACATCTGGTTCAACGTCCAGCACTGGATAACCGCGACCGAAACGATCCGCGACACGCTGATGGAGTACGATCCAAAGCACGCCGAGGTATACCGGCAGAACGCGGAGGCCTACATAGGGGAGCTGGAGCAACTGGATGCCGAAGTTAAACAACGGATCGCGGAAATCCCCGAACAGGACCGGGTCCTGGTGACGGCGCACGACGCGTTCGGGTACTTCGGGGACGCTTACGGGATTAAGGTGATGGGGCTGCAGGGCATCAGCACGGCGGCGGAATACGGTTCGAGGGATGTCAGCAAGCTGCGGGATTTTTTGGTGGAGAATCAAATTAAAGCGGTGTTCGTGGAATCGAGCATTCCGACCAAATCGATGGAAGCCGTGATCGCCGGCGCCAAGGAAAAAGGGCATACGGTGAAGATCGGCGGGGAATTGTACTCCGATTCGCTGGGCGAACCCGGCGGCGAAGCGGATACGTACATCAAGATGGTCCGCCACAACGTAAACACCATCGTGGAAGCGTTGAAATAA
- a CDS encoding metal ABC transporter ATP-binding protein: MKVVPLEVDQLTIAYQKKPVLRSVSFQIPEGKLIGVLGPNGAGKSTLLKAVLGLIPKVQGEVSIYGKPYREQRKIVGYVPQRESVDWDFPTNALDVVMMGRYGHLGWFRRPGAKERQIAMECLAKVGMADYAGRQISQLSGGQQQRVFLARALAQNAQLYFMDEPFAGVDATTEKAIIGLLHELKEQGKTVLVVHHDLATVREYFDHVLLLNGELIAAGPTAETFTPENLQKTYGGRIAMLQDLAAVPAGTV; encoded by the coding sequence ATGAAAGTGGTTCCGCTTGAAGTTGATCAACTAACGATCGCTTATCAGAAGAAACCGGTGTTAAGATCGGTATCGTTTCAGATTCCCGAGGGGAAGCTGATCGGCGTGCTGGGCCCGAACGGAGCGGGCAAGTCAACCCTGCTCAAAGCGGTGCTCGGGCTTATCCCGAAAGTGCAGGGGGAAGTGAGTATTTACGGCAAACCTTACCGGGAGCAGCGGAAAATCGTAGGGTACGTGCCCCAGCGGGAATCGGTGGATTGGGATTTTCCAACGAACGCGCTGGATGTGGTGATGATGGGCCGCTATGGTCATTTGGGCTGGTTCCGCCGGCCCGGCGCGAAAGAGCGGCAGATCGCCATGGAGTGTCTGGCAAAGGTCGGCATGGCCGACTACGCCGGCCGGCAAATCAGCCAGTTGTCCGGCGGACAGCAGCAGCGGGTGTTCCTCGCCCGGGCGCTGGCGCAAAACGCGCAGCTCTATTTTATGGATGAGCCGTTTGCCGGGGTGGACGCCACGACCGAAAAAGCGATTATCGGCCTTTTGCATGAATTAAAGGAACAGGGCAAAACCGTGCTCGTCGTGCATCATGATTTGGCCACGGTGAGGGAATATTTCGACCACGTGCTGCTGCTGAACGGCGAGCTGATCGCCGCCGGCCCGACCGCGGAGACATTCACCCCGGAAAATTTGCAAAAAACGTACGGCGGACGGATCGCCATGCTGCAGGATCTCGCGGCCGTACCGGCGGGGACGGTGTGA
- a CDS encoding metal ABC transporter permease, giving the protein MLVNLISWITDPNMRWILAGSLLLGLGSGVIGSFAYLRKQSLLGDALAHAALPGICIAFMLSGVKSVGLFIIGAALAGMLATFGISAITRYSRIKQDAALGIVLSVFFGIGIVMLTKIQHSGNGNQSGLDKYMFGQAASMMLSDVYMMGAVAVLLILVSTLLFKEFKLVSFDPGFARGMGMNAAFLEQLLLFMTVVAVVIGIQAVGVVLVAALLITPAVAARYWTDALGFMVILAGLFGALSGVTGTLISGALSNLPTGPVTVLAATSLFLVSALFAPNRGLLAKWVRHWRNRSEVRQHVEGAVIRQNAGAMERGAE; this is encoded by the coding sequence ATGCTGGTGAACCTGATCTCTTGGATCACGGATCCGAACATGCGGTGGATTTTGGCCGGATCGCTGCTGCTGGGGCTCGGGAGCGGTGTGATCGGATCGTTTGCTTATCTGCGCAAACAAAGCCTGCTGGGCGACGCGCTGGCCCATGCCGCGCTGCCCGGCATCTGCATCGCCTTCATGCTGAGCGGCGTCAAATCGGTGGGCTTGTTCATTATCGGAGCGGCCCTGGCCGGGATGCTGGCGACGTTCGGCATCTCCGCGATCACCCGGTATTCGCGCATTAAGCAGGACGCGGCGCTCGGCATCGTGTTGTCGGTCTTTTTCGGGATCGGCATCGTCATGCTGACGAAGATCCAGCACAGCGGCAACGGCAACCAAAGCGGGCTGGATAAATATATGTTCGGCCAGGCGGCTTCCATGATGCTGTCCGATGTGTATATGATGGGGGCGGTGGCGGTGCTCTTGATCCTCGTCAGCACCTTGTTGTTCAAGGAGTTCAAGCTGGTCAGCTTCGATCCCGGCTTCGCCCGGGGGATGGGGATGAACGCGGCTTTTCTGGAACAGCTGCTGCTGTTCATGACCGTGGTGGCCGTCGTCATCGGCATCCAGGCGGTTGGCGTCGTGCTCGTGGCGGCTCTCTTGATCACCCCGGCCGTGGCCGCCAGGTATTGGACGGATGCCCTGGGCTTCATGGTAATATTGGCCGGATTGTTTGGAGCGCTGTCGGGCGTAACGGGGACGCTGATCAGCGGGGCGTTGTCCAACCTGCCGACCGGGCCGGTGACGGTGCTGGCCGCCACCTCGCTGTTTTTGGTCTCGGCGCTGTTCGCGCCAAACCGCGGGCTGCTGGCAAAATGGGTCCGGCACTGGCGGAACCGCAGCGAAGTACGGCAGCACGTGGAAGGGGCGGTTATCCGCCAAAACGCAGGCGCCATGGAAAGGGGGGCGGAGTAA
- a CDS encoding metal ABC transporter permease, which translates to MADVWIIVTGTLVAAACGILGCFLILRKMAMVGDAISHSVLPGIAIAFLVSSSRDSLLMLIGAAALGLITVFLIQALQHSGLQSDASIGIVFTALFAVGVILISRNAAHIDLDLDCVLFGEIAYVQWDTWVWNGYDMGPAAVWMLGGTLLVVLAAILLFYKQFKLCAFDPALAAAVGIPVALFHYLLMGLVSLSTVASFESVGAILVVGMLIVPASAAYLLTDRLSVMLLLSVLIGAASAAGGYYAAKWLDASIAGCMVAVAGLLFVLAFLCSPSHGLAARLSRRRRLKSAAAA; encoded by the coding sequence ATGGCCGATGTATGGATTATTGTGACCGGCACGCTGGTCGCCGCTGCCTGCGGCATCCTGGGATGTTTTCTGATTTTACGCAAAATGGCGATGGTGGGCGATGCGATCAGCCACTCCGTGTTGCCGGGGATCGCGATCGCGTTTCTGGTGAGCAGCTCGCGGGATTCGCTGCTGATGCTGATCGGAGCGGCCGCGCTTGGCCTGATTACCGTTTTCCTGATTCAGGCGCTTCAGCACAGCGGACTGCAGTCGGACGCCTCAATCGGCATCGTATTTACGGCGCTGTTCGCGGTGGGCGTCATTCTCATCAGCCGCAACGCCGCCCATATCGACCTCGATCTCGACTGCGTGCTGTTTGGCGAAATCGCCTACGTGCAGTGGGACACTTGGGTCTGGAACGGCTACGACATGGGGCCGGCGGCCGTCTGGATGCTGGGCGGTACGCTGCTTGTCGTGCTGGCGGCGATCCTGCTGTTCTACAAGCAGTTCAAGCTGTGCGCGTTCGACCCGGCGCTTGCAGCCGCCGTGGGCATTCCGGTGGCGCTGTTCCATTATCTGCTGATGGGACTGGTATCCTTGTCCACGGTCGCTTCGTTCGAAAGCGTCGGGGCGATCCTGGTCGTCGGCATGCTGATCGTCCCGGCTTCCGCGGCTTATTTGCTGACCGACAGGCTCAGCGTAATGCTGCTCCTCAGCGTGCTGATCGGCGCGGCCAGCGCCGCCGGCGGATATTACGCCGCCAAATGGCTGGACGCTTCGATCGCCGGCTGCATGGTCGCCGTGGCCGGGCTGCTGTTCGTGCTGGCGTTTCTGTGTTCGCCGTCGCACGGCCTTGCGGCCCGGCTGAGCCGGCGCCGGCGGTTGAAGTCGGCCGCGGCCGCTTAG
- a CDS encoding LacI family DNA-binding transcriptional regulator has product MAKEKVTIQDIADALGISRNTASKALNGSESIPAETRNKVIRKAIELKYKQFAFMDSDSFLSKSSGNIALLTENLPNTSHFGSTLISGLEKRISAEGYNLSIHIVRDIEQKSLSLPNNFDASNVDGIICIELFDLEYSKLITGLGIPTIFIDCSAYVCYPEFQADVLLMENDHSTYQLTRKLIDGGYKSFGFIGDYNHCRSFNERWAGFNRALTEAGIVLDLSQCIVDDDRLFFSEPEWMGARLAAIRELPSVFVCANDYIAVSVMKALRNRNLSIPQDIVICGFDNSPESVIVEPHLTTVHIFSNEMGVKAAEMLLSRIKDPNQPYQVSHIYTKPVIRESTPNIR; this is encoded by the coding sequence ATGGCGAAGGAAAAAGTAACGATTCAGGATATCGCCGACGCTTTGGGCATCTCCCGCAACACGGCCTCCAAAGCGCTGAACGGAAGCGAAAGCATCCCGGCGGAAACGCGCAATAAAGTAATCAGAAAAGCCATTGAGCTGAAATACAAGCAATTTGCCTTTATGGACAGCGACAGCTTTTTGTCGAAAAGTTCGGGCAACATCGCTTTGCTGACGGAGAATTTGCCGAACACCTCCCATTTCGGTTCAACCCTGATCAGCGGCCTGGAAAAAAGAATCAGCGCCGAAGGCTACAACCTGTCCATTCATATCGTCAGGGACATCGAGCAAAAATCGCTGTCGCTGCCGAACAACTTCGACGCGTCCAATGTGGACGGCATCATCTGCATCGAGCTGTTTGATCTGGAATACAGCAAGCTTATCACCGGGCTCGGCATCCCGACTATCTTTATCGATTGCTCGGCTTACGTTTGCTACCCGGAATTTCAAGCCGACGTGCTGCTGATGGAGAACGACCACAGCACCTATCAGCTTACCAGGAAATTAATTGATGGCGGTTACAAAAGCTTCGGCTTTATCGGCGACTACAACCATTGCCGCAGCTTCAACGAAAGATGGGCCGGGTTTAACCGCGCGCTGACCGAGGCCGGCATCGTCCTTGACTTGTCCCAGTGCATCGTCGACGACGACCGGCTGTTCTTCTCCGAACCCGAGTGGATGGGCGCGCGCTTGGCCGCGATTCGGGAGCTTCCTTCCGTTTTCGTCTGCGCCAACGATTACATTGCCGTTAGCGTAATGAAAGCGCTGAGAAACCGGAACCTGTCGATTCCCCAGGATATCGTCATCTGCGGCTTCGACAACAGCCCCGAGTCCGTGATCGTCGAACCGCATTTGACGACAGTCCATATTTTCAGCAACGAAATGGGCGTCAAAGCCGCCGAAATGCTGCTTTCGCGCATCAAGGACCCGAATCAGCCCTACCAGGTGTCCCATATCTACACCAAACCGGTCATTCGGGAGTCCACGCCGAACATCCGGTAA
- a CDS encoding ABC transporter permease, whose protein sequence is MLRRSHGQSPFEYLRKYGFLYLLLAPALILTLIFKYGPMYGAVIAFKDFSPIKGILGSDWIGLKNFDKFLSSPNFEVIFMNTLKLSLLGLVLSFPVPILLALMLNQIRRAGVKKNIQLFLYAPNFISVVVVVGMLFIFLSPTGPVNQLFVWFTDEPIMFMSRPEYFRWIYILSDIWTGAGWSSIIYVAALANVDPELHHAAHLDGANLLQRIRHIDLPTIRPIMAIVFILAAGGIMSIGFEKAYLMQTAMNLPTSEIIPTYVYKIGLQSGDYAYSAAVGLFNSVINVILLVTVNFVVKKLNEGEGLY, encoded by the coding sequence GTGCTTAGGAGATCCCATGGACAAAGCCCCTTCGAATATTTGCGGAAATACGGCTTCCTCTACCTGCTGCTTGCCCCGGCCCTGATCCTCACCTTGATCTTCAAATACGGGCCGATGTACGGGGCGGTGATTGCGTTTAAGGATTTCAGTCCGATCAAAGGCATCCTCGGCAGCGATTGGATCGGACTCAAAAATTTCGACAAGTTTCTGTCCTCGCCCAATTTTGAAGTCATCTTTATGAATACGCTTAAATTGAGCTTGCTTGGGCTTGTGCTCAGCTTTCCCGTGCCGATCCTGCTGGCGCTGATGCTCAATCAGATCCGCCGGGCCGGCGTGAAAAAGAACATCCAGTTGTTTCTGTACGCCCCCAACTTCATTTCCGTTGTGGTTGTCGTCGGAATGCTGTTCATCTTCCTGTCGCCGACAGGGCCCGTCAACCAGCTGTTCGTCTGGTTTACGGATGAGCCGATCATGTTCATGTCCCGCCCCGAGTATTTCAGGTGGATTTATATTTTGTCGGATATTTGGACGGGAGCGGGCTGGTCCTCGATCATCTATGTGGCCGCGCTGGCCAACGTGGACCCGGAGCTGCACCATGCGGCCCACCTGGACGGCGCCAACCTGCTGCAGCGGATTCGCCACATCGATCTGCCGACGATCCGCCCGATTATGGCGATCGTGTTCATTCTCGCCGCCGGCGGGATCATGTCGATCGGCTTCGAGAAGGCTTACTTGATGCAGACGGCCATGAACCTGCCGACCTCGGAGATCATTCCGACCTACGTGTACAAAATCGGCTTGCAGTCCGGAGACTACGCTTACTCCGCCGCCGTCGGGCTGTTCAACTCCGTCATCAACGTCATCCTGCTTGTGACCGTGAATTTTGTGGTTAAGAAGCTGAACGAAGGCGAAGGCCTTTATTGA